In Miscanthus floridulus cultivar M001 chromosome 8, ASM1932011v1, whole genome shotgun sequence, the sequence TCTTCACAACCGCGGAAGCTCCTCCCTCTCCATTGGACGCGGCCAGCCTCGCTCTGCATCCCGCGGACGCCACCGCGACGCCGCCGCCTTCCCTCTACCCCCACAGCCGCCGGCCTCTCCAAGGTCTGCACACACACGGTATGCCTTCTCTGCTCAGGTTCCTAGGTGATATTCTGTGTTAGAGATTGGGGGTTTCCAACATGAAATTGTTGTgttttttttaaaggaattgttGTGTTGTTGATTTCGGTATGTCAAGTGTCTATGCCGTCTCCATGCAAGTACACACTACACAGGCACCGCGACTGACAGTCAGAACTTTGGTTGCCGTCCAATAGCTACCGGCGGGTGTTATATTCCTTTAGGGCCCGTTCGTTTCCGCTGATTTCCGGCCGGAATGCTTCCCGGTGATAGTTGGCCGTATAAAATACAGCTACGTTCCGGCCCGAATTCGTTCCGGCCCTCCATTCCCTGCAAAACGAACGTGCCCTTAGTTGTTTACCTTCGGTAGGCCATTGGTCTTGGGTCGATTATTCTTGTTTAATTTGGGCGCAATCGAGGAAATCTGTAATTTGATTTAGTTTTAGTAACTGTACCAAAATGCTGTctatttctgatttttttttctctacTATGATTTTGTGCGGGAAGAACAAAATGTCTTTCAGTTCCTGGAAGCAAATAGAGCCTGATAAGTGATAAGCAGAAAGAGCTGGTAGTTAAGTCTGTGTTAGCTTGAATTGTGCATATATTTCTTATGTAATGATAGAAAGATATTACCAAGGAAATGCAGTTATTTTTTTAGATTAAGAAAGAAATGCAATTGTATACTTATTTCTTCCTTTCGTTTAGAGTTTGCTTagctcttgcataatcttatcTTCCACAGATTCAGATTATTTGGTTAATATGATGTTCAGTGTTACTCTGTGCTATTTAGCGATACTGAGCTTAAATTTTGTACTGTAATTATGTTATCTAATTCCAAATATACCATATTTGTCAAATTCACATTATGAACATCTTGATATCTACTAGTCATGGATACCAAGACCATTAAACCAGCAGTGGTACATGTATAATATTTTCCGTCTAGGTATACACTCTGTTTTGTCTAACTTCTAAGTCTTCTTTCGATCCCAACTTAGCTAATATGTTTATGTTATTATTTACGCAGGCACAAGAGCACCTTTGCTGTAAACTTGTAACAGGTCTGAAGGAAAGAATAATTTTGGTGCTGTGATTGATTTCACTGTGAGGGGTGAAATGAGGCTAAGTATTGGGCAAGTCCATCGAAATGTTCTTGCGCTGGCATCTTCTCGGTCATGTTTTGTTCTGGGAGATCGTCTTTCGTTCAGGATGCTGTCACAACCACGGGTAGCTGGATTTCATCAGACTGCTTGGCGTGGTAGTCAAACTTTAGAAGGACCATTAACTCTTGCTAGCCTAGAAGTGCAAAGCAGGGTTGGATATGGGAAGAAGGAAAAAATGGCACGAACTGGAGGTCCAAAGCCAAGTTCAAGAGCTTCTTCCCTCAATGTGAAACCAAAGGTTTCTTCGAATGTCAAACCAGCAAAGAGTGCCTTGATGAAGTCAGCTAGGATAAAGAAGACACTGAAGGTAGATGAGGCTCTGTTTTCGGCCAAATCATTTGAAGAGCTTGGTTTGCCACCTTTGCTTGTTGACCAGTTGAACAAGGAAGGTCTGACTGCCCCAACTGAGGTCCAATCCGCTGCTATTCCTATAATAGCACAAAAGCATGATGTGGTGATCCAATCATATACTGGCTCAGGGAAAACTCTTGCTTATCTTCTTCCAATTCTTTCTGAGATAGCCCCCCTGAAGAGGACTATGGAACAAGATAATTCTGAGAAAAGATCAGGTGTAGAAGCAATTATTGTTGCTCCTTCCAGAGAATTAGGAATGCAGATTGTGCGAGAAGTGGAGAAAATTTTGGGTCCTAGTCATAAAAGACTGGTCCAGCAACTTGTTGGCGGAGCTAATCGTTCCAGGCAAGAAGAAGCattgaagaagaacaagccaatCATTGTTGTTGGAACACCTGGCcgtatttctgaaatttcagcaGCAGGTAAGCTACACACCCATGGCTGCCGTTTTCTTGTGCTGGATGAAGTCGACCAGCTTTTGTCTTTTAATTACCGTGAAGATATGCATAGAATTTTGGAGCATGTTGGAAGGAGATCTGGTGCCACATCTAGGGATGTTCTTGGCCCACTTGCTAGGCGATCTGAGCGTCAGACTATCTTGGTTTCTGCAACAATACCATTTTCAGTTATACGAGCAGCAAGGAGTTGGGGTCATGATCCAGTTCTCATTAGAGCTAAGAGTGTAGTTCCACTTGATTCAATCACTGTCCCAAGACCTGCGTTATCCCAAAGTGATGCTAACCCCACCTCTCCATCACAGTCAGTGAACCAAGCTGCTGTTGGCAGTTTGCCACCATCTTTGGAACACTACTATTGTACGGCCAAGGTGCAACACAAGGTTGACACATTACGGAGATGCATCCATGCCTTGGAAGCACAGACAGTGATTGCATTTATGAACAACACCAAGCCACTGAAGGATGTTGTATTTAAGTTGGAGGCCCGCGGTATCAAAGCCACTGAGCTACATGGAGATCTTGGAAAGCTTGCAAGGTCTACAGTTTTGAaaaagttcaaggatggtgaattcAGAGTTCTCGTTACAAATGAGCTGTCTGCCAGAGGACTGGACGTGCCAGAATGTGACCTTGTGGTTAATCTGGACCTTCCAACTGACTCCACACATTATGCCCACAGAGCTGGGAGAACTGGACGTCTTGGGAGGAAAGGGATTGTGGTCACAATATGCGAAGAAAACGAGGgatttgttgtaagaaaaatgCGCAAGCAGTTAGCTGTGGCCATCAAGCCATGCGAGTTCACTGAAGGCGAGCTTGTTGTTCACAAGGAGGAAGATGTGGAATAAAATCCTCATAGTGCACATGACTACTTCTGTTTACCTGTAGTGTTTTGTAATAGCATCGAACTTTAAAATGCTTTGCTTGTCCTGCTGAGTTTTCACATTGCCTGGGTTAAAGTATTAGAAACACCAGGTGCAACCAAGTCTTAGGCTCACCCTTGCAGAGGGATTCCTGGCAACACGTGTCTTGTGGTTTACTGGTTTCTATTATGAAGTTTTGAACCGACCGTACACTTTCAGGTCTCTGAATTTATATCTACTGAAAACTATCATCAGTTGACCAGCTCCTGGAACTGCTGGTCATGTCTTGTCAATTCCCGCATCATGAAATTGTTGTCGTTATGAATTCCCAAAGCATTTCATTTGATTATGGCATGTAGACTTCAATATTTCGATACTGTGTTGTTTGTGATCTTCCAACCTTTACATGTTgaataaaacctttgttaacctaAACCACGGGATGCCCCTATAGCTCAGTGGTAGAGCGTCAGTCTTGTAA encodes:
- the LOC136474442 gene encoding DEAD-box ATP-dependent RNA helicase 47A, with the translated sequence MRLSIGQVHRNVLALASSRSCFVLGDRLSFRMLSQPRVAGFHQTAWRGSQTLEGPLTLASLEVQSRVGYGKKEKMARTGGPKPSSRASSLNVKPKVSSNVKPAKSALMKSARIKKTLKVDEALFSAKSFEELGLPPLLVDQLNKEGLTAPTEVQSAAIPIIAQKHDVVIQSYTGSGKTLAYLLPILSEIAPLKRTMEQDNSEKRSGVEAIIVAPSRELGMQIVREVEKILGPSHKRLVQQLVGGANRSRQEEALKKNKPIIVVGTPGRISEISAAGKLHTHGCRFLVLDEVDQLLSFNYREDMHRILEHVGRRSGATSRDVLGPLARRSERQTILVSATIPFSVIRAARSWGHDPVLIRAKSVVPLDSITVPRPALSQSDANPTSPSQSVNQAAVGSLPPSLEHYYCTAKVQHKVDTLRRCIHALEAQTVIAFMNNTKPLKDVVFKLEARGIKATELHGDLGKLARSTVLKKFKDGEFRVLVTNELSARGLDVPECDLVVNLDLPTDSTHYAHRAGRTGRLGRKGIVVTICEENEGFVVRKMRKQLAVAIKPCEFTEGELVVHKEEDVE